A single genomic interval of bacterium harbors:
- a CDS encoding flagellar hook assembly protein FlgD: MITNIQSLNYTTTSATASTASTDITGKDEFLKLLTTQLKYQDPTAPMDNKDFLAQLAQFSSLEQLLNVNGNLQANFLALQSLNNSSATDFIGKTVKATGNSVSLVENASVPISYSLAGAAEATVSIYDSNGNLVRTLDSEWQSSGDNQMLWDGKDSSGNALAPGKYTFSVSAKDTDDNSVTATGYLSGKITGVKFVNGNPVLMMGDTEISFSDIYEING, encoded by the coding sequence ATGATAACGAATATACAGAGCCTTAATTACACAACTACTAGCGCTACAGCATCTACTGCTTCTACTGACATTACAGGTAAAGATGAATTTTTAAAACTTCTTACAACTCAACTCAAATACCAGGATCCTACTGCTCCTATGGATAACAAAGATTTTCTTGCACAGCTTGCACAGTTTTCGAGTTTAGAGCAACTTCTTAACGTCAACGGAAATCTTCAGGCAAATTTTCTTGCTCTCCAATCTCTAAACAATTCTTCCGCGACTGATTTTATCGGAAAAACCGTTAAGGCCACAGGTAATTCTGTTTCTCTTGTTGAAAACGCATCGGTTCCTATTAGTTATTCTCTTGCCGGGGCTGCTGAAGCAACAGTAAGTATTTACGATTCCAACGGAAATTTAGTCCGCACTTTAGATTCTGAATGGCAAAGTTCGGGTGACAATCAAATGTTATGGGATGGAAAAGATTCTTCGGGCAATGCTTTGGCGCCGGGGAAATATACTTTTTCGGTTTCAGCAAAGGATACTGATGATAATTCCGTAACAGCTACAGGATACCTCAGCGGTAAAATAACGGGAGTAAAGTTCGTCAACGGTAATCCTGTACTTATGATGGGTGACACAGAAATATCTTTTAGTGATATTTACGAGATAAATGGTTAA